In Mycetocola spongiae, the genomic stretch GTGGCCCGCGACGCAGGAGCCCTCGTGGCAACGTTGCCGCTGAACCTCGGAGTGGGCGGCGCCATGCGGGTTGGCTTTCGCTATGCCCTGGAAAACGGCTATGACTGCGTCGTGCAGATAGATGCAGACGGTCAGCATGACCCAAGCGCGCTTCCCCAGCTCATCGCGGGTCTCGCCAACGCCGATATCGTCATCGGCGCACGGTTTGCGGGAGAGGGCGAGTATTCGGTACGCGGCCCTCGGCGCTGGGCAATGAAGGTGCTGTCGGCAATACTCAGCAAAATCTGCGGGACCAAGCTGACCGATACAACCAGCGGCTTTAAATCCACGGGCCCCCGGGCCCTGAGACTATTCGCGAAGCACTATCCCGCAGAATACCTCGGAGACACGATCGAAGCTCTGGTGATTGCAGCACGGGCAGGATGTGTTGTCCATCAGGTCCCGGTTTCGATGAGGCCCCGTGCGGGAGGCGTGCCCTCACATAACCCGATCAAGGCGGCGATCTACCTCGGTCGCGCTTTCATCGCCCTGCTCTTCGCGATGATTCGCCCGCCCATCTCGATTGCCTCGACTGAAGGAAAACTCTCGTGACCTGGCTCCCCCATCTGCTTGCGATTTTTGCGGCGCTCCTGATACTCGTCCTGGTTATCGAAATGCTCCGTCGTCGCAGACTAAAAGAACGCCATGCGACCTGGTGGCTTCTCGCCGGTACCATTGCGCTGGTTGCTAGTCTGGCCCCGAGCACTCTGGAGTGGTTTTCCGGAGTACTCGGCATCACGATCCCTCTGAACCTGGTATTTTTTGCGTGCGCAGCGGTACTTTTCCTCGTGTGTCTCCAGCACAGTTCCGAGCTGTCGACCCTTGAGGAAAACGTACGGGTGCTTACCGAGGAGAGCGCACTTCATCAGATGCGCCTGGTTGCCCTGGAATCGGCGTTAGGTGAGCAGAGCCCGCGGGCAGATATCGAGCTCCCCAGCGAACGGGAGACCCCGGGCGCCGAGGACTAACGGCGCCTCCGGGCACCTCGCGGGCAGAACGCGGGCACCTCGCGGGCACAACGCGGGCACAACGCGCCCCAGAGCCTCGGAGAGGCTCTGGGGCGCCGCCCGGGCCGCAGCGCGCCGGCTTTCACACCGACGCGCCCGCGGCACCCGGCGAGGGACCTCATCTGCTGACAACGCTCCCTTCCTCGGGCCGAGCACCGTGCCTGGCCATACGGAGTTTCCCGGAGTCGTCGGTATCCGCGCTCAACGAGATTTCGCCTCAGGCTCGCTCGCCCGTGTCCGATCCAGTTTCCTACCGACGTCGCAGAAAGAATAAACGCGAGCCGAGACCGTAAGCAACGGTTGCTCAACCGGACACACGCTAGATAACTCGTCTCCGTCGTCTATGCGATCGACGGGTTGGGCTATTGCGGTCCCGGCTCACCTGGACGATTATCGCGAGCGCCGTTTTCGCGCCGGGGTACACCGGCCTTGCGTATTCGCCACGCCACGCAAACCGCCGCCGTCCGCCTCCCTAAGGGCCAGAAAACGGCGTCCCGTGGATTCGATAGGCACCCGGCTATATCGGGTCCCACGGGCGCGGTGTCAACAGACTATTGCCGGCACAACTGCATCGGGTCATAGGCCCGGCACCCGCCCGGGCAAGACGCCGAGGAGCCTCGACGAGGAGCCTCGGTTAGGAACCCAGAGCCGCGCCGGTCTCGGCGGCGGAGGGAGAAGGAGCAGCGGAGTTCCGCCGCAACACAAATAGGTGGCAGGCAAGCCCGGGAAGGGGGCCCACGGTGAGGGCCACGAGGGCTACCGTGCTGAGTTGTCCGGGGATAAGAAGCAATCCGATGCTGACAACCGCGGCTACCGTCCAGCCGGCGGCAAACGTCCCGTGCAGATCGGCGGCAAGAACCGCCGCCCCGCTCACGCAGAGCGCCGCCGTCAGGCCGGCGGCGGCGACCATGCCCCCCACGAGAAGCGGATCGGGTAGGAATGCGCCACCGGTGACCCACTGCACAAGAGCCGGTCCGATGATCATGGCCACCACGCCCAGGAACACGGCGCCCAACACCACCACCAGAATCAGCTTAATTACACGGGCGAACCGGTCTTGTGCGTTCTTCGAAAAATGCACAATCATGAAGTTTTGAAGTGCCAACAGGGGGATGACCACGGGGGCCCGCACCACGGTGAACACAAAAATGATTGTTGCCAGCGCTGGGTCGTTTTCACCCACGAGCTTCAGGAAGAGCGGAAATCCGCTGATCAACGCCGCGGTCGAAACCGACCCGGCCACGGTACGGCTACAGTTCCAGGTAAGTGCGCGGGCGCTCATGCCCATCCGGGTAGCGGGACGTCGACGCCGCACCATGAGGAGAGCTACGGCGATCGTGGTGAGAGCTACGGGGATAGTGACCGCGAGCTGCAGGTCAAGAATTCCCCCACCGATTAAGACAACAGCCCCCAGAAGCACCGCCCGCAGAAGCGGATCGGCGATGATGGCCACTGCCAGTACACCCCAGCGTTCCTGGCCGTATAGCTGGCCGCTGAGCCCCGAGAAAATAACGTAGGCTGCCGCGCCGACCGCGATCACGGCGGCCGCGATCTGCCCGTCCTGACCAAATACCAGCGGTCCCCAGAAAAACCCGGAACCTACGAGTACTACCAGGAGAGTACCGGCAAGGCCGAATAGAAAATTCTGAGGTCGTACACCCACGGTGCCCACCGCGGGCTCCGCGTCTATCCGCGAAAAGGCGCGCGCGAATTCCTGTTGAATTCCCGCCAGAGCACCGATGATCAGGTAAAACGCGGCCCAAAATGCCATAAAAATGGTGTATTTGGGGGTGTCGCCAAGGGCTGCACCCATGCCAACCTGAATCACGTAGCCCAGCAGACCGGCAATCGCGGTCGCGCCGAGAACCACGGGAAGTCCGGAACGCCGCCCGCGGGAGGCCACCGTCTGCGACTCAGCCATTGAGGACATCACCGATCATTTACTGCGTCCGCGCCTGAGCCGCGCACGCACCTTATGCACAAGAACCCGGGGCCCTCCGTTTTTCAGATAGAAAGCCACTAGCTCAATGTCCTTGCTGATGCCGTGTTTCCGTTTACGCACAGAACGGCCTCCCGCTGCCGGTGCGCCCACGCGGGCGTCGCCCGCGGCCACCCGGTCCTCCGCAAAATGTGCCTCGCGCACAAAATCCGTGAGCGGCGCCAGTACATTCTCCCAGCGGTATTCCGAGGCCACCTCGGCAACATTCTTACGTGCCTTCTGGGCGAAGTCGTCGTTGAAGAGCACCCGTTCCAAGGCCTCGGTCAGCGCCTCAACGTCCTCCGCGGGCACCGAAACACCAAGCTCACGTCGCTCCACGAGTTCCGCGAAATGATCGCCCTCCGTCACCACCATGGGCAGATCTGCCCAGAGATAGTCAAGAATGCGTGTACGGAAAGAGAACGTGGTTTCGATATGGGAGAAATGGGTACTGACGCCGGCATCGGCCTCCGTCAGATAGTTCTGTCGATCGGCGTAGTCAACCCAAGATGAGTTAAAAAACACGTTGACATCGAGAATCCCCAGTTCGGTTGCCAGCGCCCGCGAGCGGGCCACAATGGCCATCTCCGGTACGCCGGGGTGAGGATGCTTTGTTCCCTGGAAAAAAAGACGAACGTTGGGGCGGGTCTGTGCGAGTTTGCCGACCGCACGAATCAGGTTTTCCGGGTCAAACCAGTTATAGAGTCCCCCGCTCCATAGCAACACCTTATCGTCCACGCCGATACCGGGCCAGACGCCCTTGAGCACCGGGCGCTCATGCTTCGGGGGAACGCTGGAGAGACCAAAGGGAACCACCGAGATGAGACCGGTAAGGTCGGGATCATCCTCATAATTCGCGGGATTCACCCGGCCAAGGGCCGCCAGCTGACCTAAATAGAAATGACGCTGCCGTTCGGAGGCACAAATGAAGAAGTCGCCACGTTCCAGCTGCTCGTTCAAGACGTCCGTGGCCGATGACACCTGTCGGGTCCACTCCGCGTTATTATGCTCGCGGCCCTGCTCCAGATGCTCCAAATGCATCGGATCGTAAATATCGCAGACCAAGATCTTGCGAGTCTCCCGAATGCATTTAAACAACGCCATCGCGAGGCCCTGGAAGATAATAACGTCGGCAGTTGCCTCGAGTGCGCGCATACTCCGCTCGTCCCCGGGCGCCACATGCTCAATATCAAAACCGGCTTCGAGGGGCTCAACGGAGGCGAGTGAGACCAGCGTGACATCGTTTTCCACGGCCAGCGCCTCTGCCATATGCCATGCCCTGATGGCAGGTCCCGCCATTTTTACCCCGATCGGATCGCCCGTAATGATCAGGACTTTCCGGGTGGGCGGGCCGTCAAGCACCGCGAATGTATCAACGATATTTGAGTACCCCTCGTGGAAATAGTCACCGGGGAATGCGGGGGCGTCCGTCTCACCAAACAGCTTCCATAGTGCACCGTCACCCGTCACCCGATCGCGCTGGATCTGCGCCCGGGATTCCCGCAGGCTGGGGAGGTTGGCGACGAATTGGTCAACGCCGTAGAGCGTGGCGAGCGCGGACTTAGCCACTTCCGTGCTCTCCGCGTCGCTGCCGCCGCGGCGAAGGTCGAACTCCTGCGAATCAAGCTCTCCTCTTGCGACAGCACGCCGTGCGTTAAGGGCTAATGCCGCGGCAAGGTTCTCGTGCAGCGACTCCTCACCTAAGTTCTTATACAGGGTGAATAACGCGTTTCGTTCCAGGAGATAGGTCTCTTTAAAAGAACCAAACTTACTCATCGAGGCATGGTGCTTATGGAACGCCACCGATCCCGGCTCATACACAAAACGATGCCCCGCGAGGTTCAGGCGCCATCCAAGATCAACGTCTTCAAAGAACATGAAATAACGCTCATCAAATCCGCCAAGCTCGTCAAAAACGCTGCGACGTACAAACATCGCGGCGCCCGTTCCGAAAAGAACATCGTGGGCCTTATCCGGAACCGAAGGAACAGGCTCGGCGGTGAGCGGTTTATAGCCCATTCCGTACCAGGTCAGCGCGGCGCCAATGAAGTCGACCAGTTCACCGTCCCAGTCCAGGACCCGGCTCGCTACTGCACCGATCTTTGACGAATTTTCAAACCGGGAGATAGCTGCGGAGATCCAGTTGCCATCGGGTCGAGCATCGTTATTCAGGAAGGCGACATATTCACCATGAGATCGTGCCACACCGAGGTTGCAGCCGCCGGCAAAACCCAGATTCTCCTTTGAAACGATGAGCGATATACCGTCCACCTCGCGCCGGAGACGCTCCAGGCTGTCATCGCCGGAGGCGTTCTCCACCACGATGATTTCGAGCCTCTCGCGTGGCCAGTCCAGTGCCTGAAGGTTGCGAATGGCATCGATGGTGTCATCGGTACCCCGGAAATTCACTAGGACTACCGAAACTACCCCTGCTCGCCATTCGGCCATGCCATACCTCACTACTCGTTACCAATATGCCCTCGTTGAATCCTAGCAATGCGCCCGCTCATCCCCTGCGCAGCCTCGCCCGCTATGATTGGTACCTGGGAACACGCTTTCCCTGGTGCCGCTGTTTTCCAGCCCGGTAAGCCAGGTCGCATTTCCTCCGTACTCGGCCACGACGAAAGCTAATGATGAGCCTCACCTCTACCGACTATCGCCATAAGATTCTCGTCATCACGGGCGATACCCTGGGGGCCAAAATGGCCGGTCCTGCCATGCGCGCCTGGCATATTGCCCAGGAAGTATCGACCGTCGCGGAGGTTCGTCTGGTCTCCACTACTAAGAGCGATATCGCGACCGAAGAGTTTATGACCCTCTATGCGGATGACGCCGAACTTCGACGTCAGATCGAGTGGTGCGAGGTGATTATTTTCCAGGGGCATGTGATTCACCACCACCCGTGGATCGCGGAGACGGATAAAATCATCGTCGCGGATATCTACGACCCGATGCACCTTGAGACGCTTGAACAGGGCAAGTTCTTCGCGGATGAGGCCCGCATGGACTTTACGCTGCAGACCACCGAGGTACTGAATGTGCAGATTGAACGCGCGGACTTTATGCTCTGTGCCTCAGAGAAGCAGCGCGATTTTTGGCTCGGGCAGCTCGCCGCAATGGGGCGCATTAACCCCCTCACCTATGACGAGGATGCGAGCCTTCGCTCCCTGCTCGCCGTCGCACCCTTTGGGGTAACCAACGAGGAACCGGTGCAACTTCGGCATGCGCTTAAAGGCACCGTGCCCGGGATTAACGAGGACGATAAGGTGCTGCTGTGGGGCGGCGGAATCTATAATTGGTTTGATCCGCTCACCCTGATCAAGGCCGTAGACCTTCTGCGCGCCACGCGTCCGAACCTTCGCCTCTTTTTCCTCGGAATGGCCCACCCCAACCCGGATGTTCCGATCATGGAAATGTCCGTGCAGGCTCGCGAACTTGCCGATGAGCTGGGCCTTAACGGCACTCACGTCTTCTTTAACAACGAGTGGGTAGCGTATGCCGACCGTGTGAACTATCTCCTCGATTCCGATCTAGGGGTGTCCACACATTTTGAACATGTCGAAACCGCGTTCAGCTTCCGCACCCGGATTCTTGATTATCTCTGGGCCGGCCTCCCAATCGTGGCAACCGGCGGAGACACCTTCGATGCAATCATTACGGGGGAACGCCTAGGCGCCACCGTGGATCCTGAGGATGTGGACGCGCTCGCCCGCGCAATCGATGACGTGGTTTACGGCGATAACTATGCCGAGTACGCCGAAAACGCCCGACGGATCGCTCGCAAAATGACCTGGGCCGATTCCCTCGCGCCCCTGGTGGAGTTTTGCGCAAGTCCTCGCCGCGCCCCCGACCTGGTTGCGGGTGCAACCACGGTACGCAACCGCCAACGTGCTGCCCTCGAGATTCGCGTTGCGGGGCTCGAGAACAGCACGTCGTGGAAGCTCACGGCACCGTTGCGTGCCGTAATGCGTCGACTGGGACGCTAACTTCCTAGGAGGGATAGGGCCAGTAACGGTCAGATTCCGGGATACCCCAGCGTGCGCGCAAGAGGTCGCGCTCCCACTGATGAACGGTCCCATCACGGGTCTTTGATTCAAAATGAAATGCGCGTACCTGGGGTAGCCAAAGCAGGTCTAGCCCGAGGCTGCGGACCTTTAACGAAAAATCGACGTCGTTATAGTTGCCCGGTAGAGCCTCGGAAAAGCCCCCCACGCGGATGAATGTATCGCGCCGCATAGCGATACATGCCGCGGTGAGCCCGGAGACCTCTCTCTCCACGAGGAGGGAGTCCAGCGGTCCTGCCTGCTGCGCGCCCTGAGTAATCATCGAGTGGCGGGGGCTAGGCCCCGCATACCAGTGCCCAACATGTTGGATGGTTCCATCCTCGAAATTGAGAAAGCCGCCGGTAAGACCCACCCGCGGGTCCGCTAGGGGGGCGACGAGTTCCTCAATGAAGTCCAGGCTCTCGGCTCGTACGTCATCGTTCAGCATCACCAAGTACTCCCCCGTGGCAAAGAGCATTCCGAGGTTGCATTTTTCACTAAAGTTAAACGGCTTCTCATATAACACCGTGATGAGGTGGTCCCCCGCCAATTCCCTCAGCTCGGTAAGCACAGAATCGGGTGTTGAGGGGTCGTAAACGACCACAAACTCGAGGTCGCCAAATACGTGCTGCTCAAGCACCGAACGGACGGCTTCAACAACAAATACCTGCTCCGTGCCAAAAACTACCCCGGAGGTGCCCCGAGTGGGAATGATAATGCTGGTGCGTTTCTGAGCTTGTTTCTCGCGCGCCAGCCGAAATACCCCGGCCGTCCCGGAATCGTCGGCCACGACTGCCATATCGTGACGCACGAGATGGCTCTGTAATTGGCGTCTATTAACCGCGTGTTCTTCGGCGCTCATCCGGGCGCCGGGCTCGCGATAAAGGGGCTCGCTCACATGCACTACCCGCGCTGCATCCGTCGATACGGCCAGCTCCAGAGCCCACTCATATGCGGCCCCCGTCGTTCCCAGTGCCACGCGGGTGGCCTCATCAACGCTGCCCGAAATGGCTATTAGCGTCCCGAGATAATAATTATTTTTTAGGCGGTGGGGGGACCACTCGGGTCGAAGACGCTCATCCGAGGAATCGGCGTCGAGCGAATCGGAATATGCCAGGATCGTTCCGGGCTCGGCGAGAGCGTCGCCGAGCACCCGCAGTGTTTTTTCCGTGACGAGTGTCCCTGCACGAAGGAGTATAAAATCACCTTCCGGGTAGTCTGCCCGGTCACCGACCATAAAAATATGGGAGGGGGAAAGCCCGGCGTTTACCAGGGAGGTGCGGGACGCCTCCAGAGCGGTGGCGGGGGAAAATCTTCCATCGATGACAGCGGATGTGATATTCATCATCGCTTGCCTCGAAGCGCGTTGACGGGTCGTAATAGCGCGCTACCGAGCTTCCATCGGGCGCTGTTTCGGAACGACTGTTCCTGCGCCTTCAGGGCCTGACCCATCTCGTGTCGCATCGCATTCATCTCGGCCTCGCGTTTCTCGGCCAAAAGCCATCCCGCCTCTAACCGTTCGGAAGCAGAGACGGAGTTGACCATAGGAATGAGTTCGCGGAGGCGAGCATTTTCCTGCTCAAGCCCAAATACACGGTCACGTAGCGCCAGCTGTGCATGCTGCAGGCGTCGGAAACCGTCGCGGAGGCTGTCCTCATCTAGTGTGTCTGCCGGCGCCTCAAACATATTTGCCGGTTCAGTTTCAGTCACAATAATCCACTTTCAGTCAACGATGAATACGGTCCAGTCTAATGCGCGGCGCCAACAGCCTGATCATTACGAGGCGATCGAGATAGGATTATGAAATGACTAACGATTCCCTCACGGCTTCGAAAATCGTGATGACAATTATGGTGCGCGATGAGGTAGACATCATCGACTCGATGATTACCCATCATCTAGGCCAAGGGGTCGATAAGTTCATTGTCACCGATAACGGCTCCACCGACGGCACCACAGAGGTTCTCCAGGGTTATGCCGATACGGGAGTGGTGGATCTACGACACGACCCGGTTCACCGGAAACAGCAGTCGGTCACCGTCACTCAGATGGCCCGTGATGCGTTTACGCTCTACGGGGCAGACTGGGTACTCAATGCAGACGCCGACGAGTTCTGGGTTGCCCAGGATCACAATCTCACCCTGCGCGATGCGTTTTCACATATCCCCAAAACGCTGCGATCTTTTGTTGTTCCCGTGATCGATATGACGGGGGCGCCCGCCGAGAGTGGCAGTGGCATAGAACGACTTCTTTACCGCGATACCCGCCCCGAGGAACAGCTTCGCAGCATTGGCCTCCGGGCCCATTCGACCCACGACAGCGTCCATATTGGCGTTGCCGATATTAATGTGGCCCAGGGCAATCACTATGTGAGTATTTCTTCCGCGGGATCACCCGATCCCGCCTTTGCACTCGAGGTGTATCACCTCCCCTGGCGATCCTGGGATCAATTCCGACATAAGGTGGAAAACGCTGGACGAGCCTACGAGGCTAATCCGGAGCTGACCCCAAGCCCTAACCACCACGGAATGCGCGACTATAGAAGCCTGAAAGACGGAACTCTTCGGGCACGCTATATCGCGAGGTCACTTTCAACCGCGGAAATTGAGCAGGCTGAAAGCGGCGTGCATCCGTATCTAACGCCCGATCATAGATTGCGCTCGGCGCTCGTGTCCTCCGTCCCCGATACCTCGTTTGACGGCGACACGGAAACCTATGAGAGGACCGTTGGACTTTCACTCGCGCGGCTCGACCTTGCGGAGAACGCGGTTGGGGACCTTCGGAAGCAACTCACAGCAAAAGAGGAGCGGATGGTCCAGCTCGAGTCCTCACTCGTCGACTCGAGGGAAGAAATCGCCGGTTTAAAAGCGGAAACGCGGCAACTCCAGGCGATGGTCGAAGCTTTTAAGTCTCGCCGTCTCATTCGTTTCGCGGACTCGGTTAAGAACCGTCTCAGTCGTTAGCTCTCGCCGGGGTTCCGATATTCGTCCGTGCACGTTGCGCGAGCAAACCGGCGGCTAGACTAGACATTCGATCACTGCGCGATTTTCTTCCGCGGTAAGGAAGTAGAAAAATATGACTCCTGAAGAGCGGATGGCTTCGCTCTCGAAGCTCCCATTCGAAGAGATTGGAACTCCAGCGGAGGGCGCCCGTGGCTTTTGGGCGCAGACCCGCCTGATCCTCAAGAATCGCGGGATGCTCGGCCTCTTTGTGAAGCGAGATCTGAAGTCCCGGTATAAGGACAGCGCATTGGGTTTTGCCTGGACGCTGGTCAAGCCGTTGACTCAGATCATGATCTACTATTTAGTGATCGGTCAGTTCCTCGGTGCCGAGCGTGGTATCCCGCAGTTCGCCATCTACATCTTTACCGGACTCACCGCCTACGGCCTATTCT encodes the following:
- a CDS encoding glycosyltransferase, with amino-acid sequence MAEWRAGVVSVVLVNFRGTDDTIDAIRNLQALDWPRERLEIIVVENASGDDSLERLRREVDGISLIVSKENLGFAGGCNLGVARSHGEYVAFLNNDARPDGNWISAAISRFENSSKIGAVASRVLDWDGELVDFIGAALTWYGMGYKPLTAEPVPSVPDKAHDVLFGTGAAMFVRRSVFDELGGFDERYFMFFEDVDLGWRLNLAGHRFVYEPGSVAFHKHHASMSKFGSFKETYLLERNALFTLYKNLGEESLHENLAAALALNARRAVARGELDSQEFDLRRGGSDAESTEVAKSALATLYGVDQFVANLPSLRESRAQIQRDRVTGDGALWKLFGETDAPAFPGDYFHEGYSNIVDTFAVLDGPPTRKVLIITGDPIGVKMAGPAIRAWHMAEALAVENDVTLVSLASVEPLEAGFDIEHVAPGDERSMRALEATADVIIFQGLAMALFKCIRETRKILVCDIYDPMHLEHLEQGREHNNAEWTRQVSSATDVLNEQLERGDFFICASERQRHFYLGQLAALGRVNPANYEDDPDLTGLISVVPFGLSSVPPKHERPVLKGVWPGIGVDDKVLLWSGGLYNWFDPENLIRAVGKLAQTRPNVRLFFQGTKHPHPGVPEMAIVARSRALATELGILDVNVFFNSSWVDYADRQNYLTEADAGVSTHFSHIETTFSFRTRILDYLWADLPMVVTEGDHFAELVERRELGVSVPAEDVEALTEALERVLFNDDFAQKARKNVAEVASEYRWENVLAPLTDFVREAHFAEDRVAAGDARVGAPAAGGRSVRKRKHGISKDIELVAFYLKNGGPRVLVHKVRARLRRGRSK
- a CDS encoding glycosyltransferase; its protein translation is MMSLTSTDYRHKILVITGDTLGAKMAGPAMRAWHIAQEVSTVAEVRLVSTTKSDIATEEFMTLYADDAELRRQIEWCEVIIFQGHVIHHHPWIAETDKIIVADIYDPMHLETLEQGKFFADEARMDFTLQTTEVLNVQIERADFMLCASEKQRDFWLGQLAAMGRINPLTYDEDASLRSLLAVAPFGVTNEEPVQLRHALKGTVPGINEDDKVLLWGGGIYNWFDPLTLIKAVDLLRATRPNLRLFFLGMAHPNPDVPIMEMSVQARELADELGLNGTHVFFNNEWVAYADRVNYLLDSDLGVSTHFEHVETAFSFRTRILDYLWAGLPIVATGGDTFDAIITGERLGATVDPEDVDALARAIDDVVYGDNYAEYAENARRIARKMTWADSLAPLVEFCASPRRAPDLVAGATTVRNRQRAALEIRVAGLENSTSWKLTAPLRAVMRRLGR
- a CDS encoding DUF2304 domain-containing protein, with the protein product MTWLPHLLAIFAALLILVLVIEMLRRRRLKERHATWWLLAGTIALVASLAPSTLEWFSGVLGITIPLNLVFFACAAVLFLVCLQHSSELSTLEENVRVLTEESALHQMRLVALESALGEQSPRADIELPSERETPGAED
- a CDS encoding glycosyltransferase family 2 protein, whose amino-acid sequence is MTNDSLTASKIVMTIMVRDEVDIIDSMITHHLGQGVDKFIVTDNGSTDGTTEVLQGYADTGVVDLRHDPVHRKQQSVTVTQMARDAFTLYGADWVLNADADEFWVAQDHNLTLRDAFSHIPKTLRSFVVPVIDMTGAPAESGSGIERLLYRDTRPEEQLRSIGLRAHSTHDSVHIGVADINVAQGNHYVSISSAGSPDPAFALEVYHLPWRSWDQFRHKVENAGRAYEANPELTPSPNHHGMRDYRSLKDGTLRARYIARSLSTAEIEQAESGVHPYLTPDHRLRSALVSSVPDTSFDGDTETYERTVGLSLARLDLAENAVGDLRKQLTAKEERMVQLESSLVDSREEIAGLKAETRQLQAMVEAFKSRRLIRFADSVKNRLSR
- a CDS encoding glycosyltransferase family 2 protein, yielding MITAPTNPLIVLPAYNEEEALGDVLREIQAKLGAIPCLVIDDGSADRTSEVARDAGALVATLPLNLGVGGAMRVGFRYALENGYDCVVQIDADGQHDPSALPQLIAGLANADIVIGARFAGEGEYSVRGPRRWAMKVLSAILSKICGTKLTDTTSGFKSTGPRALRLFAKHYPAEYLGDTIEALVIAARAGCVVHQVPVSMRPRAGGVPSHNPIKAAIYLGRAFIALLFAMIRPPISIASTEGKLS
- a CDS encoding glycosyltransferase, with amino-acid sequence MMNITSAVIDGRFSPATALEASRTSLVNAGLSPSHIFMVGDRADYPEGDFILLRAGTLVTEKTLRVLGDALAEPGTILAYSDSLDADSSDERLRPEWSPHRLKNNYYLGTLIAISGSVDEATRVALGTTGAAYEWALELAVSTDAARVVHVSEPLYREPGARMSAEEHAVNRRQLQSHLVRHDMAVVADDSGTAGVFRLAREKQAQKRTSIIIPTRGTSGVVFGTEQVFVVEAVRSVLEQHVFGDLEFVVVYDPSTPDSVLTELRELAGDHLITVLYEKPFNFSEKCNLGMLFATGEYLVMLNDDVRAESLDFIEELVAPLADPRVGLTGGFLNFEDGTIQHVGHWYAGPSPRHSMITQGAQQAGPLDSLLVEREVSGLTAACIAMRRDTFIRVGGFSEALPGNYNDVDFSLKVRSLGLDLLWLPQVRAFHFESKTRDGTVHQWERDLLRARWGIPESDRYWPYPS